From the genome of Nocardia sp. NBC_01503, one region includes:
- a CDS encoding GbsR/MarR family transcriptional regulator: MTSATPEPPTPTDDQLAFVEDFALVLEQMGLVRMVGRTVGWLLVCEPAQQTFNQIAEALRASKGSISSALKTLTTMRWVDKTTRPGDRRDYYTIRPGILPELSRQQSTMYDSITATTARGLALFPDPEGVAAARVRDMHDFMVWMGKELPALLDRWEAEHGR; the protein is encoded by the coding sequence ATGACCAGCGCAACCCCGGAACCGCCAACCCCCACCGACGACCAACTGGCCTTCGTGGAGGATTTCGCGCTCGTCCTCGAACAGATGGGCCTGGTCCGCATGGTCGGCCGCACGGTCGGCTGGCTGCTGGTGTGCGAACCCGCCCAGCAGACCTTCAATCAGATCGCCGAGGCACTGCGGGCATCCAAGGGGTCCATCTCCAGTGCCCTCAAGACGCTCACCACCATGCGGTGGGTGGACAAGACCACACGGCCGGGCGATCGCCGCGACTATTACACCATCAGGCCCGGCATCCTGCCCGAACTCAGCCGTCAGCAGAGCACCATGTACGACAGCATTACCGCGACCACCGCGCGCGGGCTGGCGCTGTTCCCGGATCCGGAGGGGGTGGCGGCCGCCCGGGTACGTGATATGCACGACTTCATGGTGTGGATGGGGAAAGAGCTTCCGGCCCTGCTGGATCGGTGGGAAGCCGAACACGGCCGGTGA